The window TGGACCCAGCAACACAAACCAAAGACTaacaaagcacaaacacaaacaagtaacTGCTGCCAAGGCTGGGAAGTGGAGAAGAAGCCACATTCATGCTACCTTTATGGGTCCTCCCTCAATCACACCAGATCAGGACCACCTGGGAGAAAGCACAATACATGATAAGCAGAATGTCACATCTTACACATATCCTATCCATACACAACCAACTGAATAACCCCCCACCCCAGTCTACCCTTCGAAACTACgcgaaaaacacaaaaggccctctctagtgGGGCCTctagccagtgtttggtttgtccgttctgggctaccgtagaaacatggcagtgcaacattgcaggctccatggaagaggacctgcaccctgtgtagatataaaggctcagtctaaggtaacaaaaacacgacgatttgttattttcaggtgattatacactaattaaaacatacttatgaatattattttccatttccgCCAAGTCCGTtcttccactagatgccactaaagtctgcacactgcacctttaatttcATGCTAGGATAAACTTATTTCtgcaaaagagattttttttcagcatcaTTTTGCTGCTATCATGAGAACAACATTACGATActttattttaacaattatttttatattacttCCATCTTATTTCATTATGTCAAAAAACTTTTCTCATCTTTACAAGATAAAGTGGTTTAAGAAACTTTCATGTTACAacagtaatttaaaaaagttaaagatAAGACACTGCACCCTTTGCAGAGAACTTGACTTGTTAACACAATTTTTCTTAAATTCTTGATGTTATACGAGACCTTACTATGATCACATATACTATTGTAAGTCTTTCGTACCGTCTGGGTACCTCTTGTacttttcatttgaacttttgtTTGACCagacataaatcaaatcaaaactcAAAATAAGAACAAACACTTGCATTATTACACAGCTGAATGTACTTCCTTAATTTTATAGTCGTGTGTGAAAAATGAGCAACACCTCTCTGGAAAAACACTCATTCCAAAGAAACTTACACAACCACATAATGCATAAGGTGTCTGTGAAAAGCCGCTTTCTCTTCCTTAATTAATGGGGGAACTTTGCTCCATTCAGGCTGAGCTGTTGTCTGTTTATGTTGACATCAAAGTGgactgatgtaaaaaaaaaaaaaaaaaaatcagataaataatTTAACACTGTTATTGCATATTGCATATGTTTAATTGTGAGCTCAGTGACACAATCTTAAGTGGCAGTGGAGCATTTTTTAAGTTTCATTTTCTTGTAAATCACCGGTTGGATGTTTTCCTTATCCGTCTGCTGTATTTACTCTCTTGGACTTTCCCTGCTGAAGCAATTACAGGAAAACAAAGAAGTTGATGAACTTGAATTTTTGCCTGCAGAGAAGCCAATCTGGCAGGAAATCAGATTGCACTCTTTGTCTGCAGCCAGTGGTGCAAGAGTTAAAGAAAATAGCATTTCATTGTATATCTGACGGGATAGGACATGCTTTACCTTCCCTGAGGTGCCTTTGAAAACTGtgtttaacagatttttttatttgcacaacTGTGCTAACATTATAGTGATAATCAAGGTTCATAAAGTTGAATGGTTAAACAACttatatcaatatatttttgatttgttttccttacacttttaaaatgaacttaGATTAATTCAAACCTGCAAAGATGTACTTTTTGGCTACATGGAGGAGCACGACAAGCTATAAACATATTATCACATTCCAAAGTTGATATGGGGAACATGTTAGAAAACagttaagataagataagataatatAAGTTAAAATAACAGTTTATTGATCCCCTTAGGGGGAATTTCATGATGTCTCAGCAGTAAAGATAGACAGCAAGACAGCAAGATAAAAGTAACCATAATGCCATCAACAACAAGATAAAATGCATGGCAATATAGTAATAAAAACTGTACAACACAGTAAGCGATGTACTCGCTTCAAAGTGACcgggggaggggtggggggtggtgggaTGGGTGGGTGAGGGGAGGGTAAAGTCCATGTAAGGGGCAGGGGGTAGGGCGAGGTGGGGTAGTTTCAGGTACTGTTGTACAGTTTGATGGCTGTTGGCACAAAGGAACGCCTGAACCACTTCATTTTGCACCTGGGGAGAGTGAGCCTCTGGCTGAAGGTGCTCCCCCTCTGCCACAGCTCCTCATAGAGGGGATGAGAGTCGCTCgtttacacatccaacagacatgaagcattcatttagagttgtaCTTCTGCCCACCTGATTAATTTAATTCcgatattcactctcttttagctctgtttttttctccaccaactcctgagggaaatatctggctctttatctgctaaatgctccgctaGGTTCACCCGCTAGTCGCTAACTGATTCTGTTTTGGTTCTGTTTTGGCCAtttgatgctgagcaggtagtgtacaatcatttgctgtggctgaaaacaaggttgatgagagcactgaaagtgaaaaaaaaaaaaaaaagcaaagccgCAGGGTGGAAAACctaaacactgagctgaaaaagtgactcctttcacatcacatatagtcatttgacccattgtgttaatataaaattatttattggaGCAGATTTAATATTTACTTATCAAAAATCAAATTAGGACCCCAAAGCTGTGGTTCAGATGTTTGGATTAGATGTATGACAGGTGCAACATTTGCTGAAAAATGTGTTCTGCATTGTAGTTTCTCTTCCAGATCCATAGGTGTGAAGTATTTGTACTTCACTCGAGTACTATTTTTTTGATGTTACTTTATGTtttatactccactacatttcagatggaaacattgtactttttactttactacattttttaaaagctatAAAATGTACCtataaaacatatgatcagcTTATATTAGCTATAAAGTAGTTCACACTTTCACTTTTGATTCTTTTCGTTCATTTTGATGTGGCCTCATAATTGAAGCTAAATATTCTGGGaattatgtttcatttttgagTGGTCTCTGGTGACATTGCACAGTCCTATGTGCGCTGTGGGAATACCCATCGGACGGACATCAAGAgacaattttattattatgagcCTTGGTCTCTGGCCTGGAGGACAGTGTGTGGCCGAGATATTTCCTGTTAAGGGTCAAATAAAGTCGGAAAGATTTCCTGTTCTCAAACTCTGTGAGGTCCCAGGTTCCAAGAACAGTTTGTTCTTATAAATGCTAGAAACTGTTTGCAGCAGTTACTCATCACAAACAAcgataaaagttttttttttacccccaaAACAGGCTTGTGTTCAACATCTTGCAtcacttaaagaaaaaaatgtttcacaattCAAATGGGAGCTTATACCCTTATGTATTGTCTTAAGATTATACTGCATTATTATAGTCAAATGCACATTGTAAGACTATTTCTTCTATGCttcctgtgtgaaaatgttcccAATAGGAACCATCAAAGGTGAGCTGTGGGGCTCGGTCAGTGTAACTTTACTGCTCATTAGACAGAAGCAGAAAGGGGACAGTCCAGGGAGGGAAAGCAGATAAGGATTTGGCCGTCAACTCTCAATTCTCAGCAGGCATAGAAAGAAACAACCTTGAGATaaggtgcattaattaaagaTTACTGTTAGGGTGACGAATATGGGATGATTGTGACGCATGCAGCTGTATGTACTAATTCTGAAACTGAACTTCATATAGTATTTATTCAGCTTAGCAAACTAGGGGATGTGAACTCTGtttattgcaataaaactctgaaagacaaaACTTGCTCTCTGTaaattcatctttaaatttcCAATGACAATAATTCAGATGTATTTTGATTACTGTTTGACCAAAAAAGAGCTTTTGATTGAGATAAGGTTTAGCAGAATTACAGTCAATCCATCCTAGAAAAGTATTTCCAGTGTATGACTTCTGTTTTTCTGGATTCCAAATTGGGGAAAGAATCGCTAAGGGTCCTCTTAATCATAcgaaaatatgtgttttgaaaaacCACTCTAAAATATCTGACTGAGACATCTTAGTATAAATGAGTCCAAACTTGACatacaataaattaacaaaatttaCTGGACATGAAAAATTTTACTGTATGATCACAAAATCTTCCTTGAGAACCCTGACTTGGAGCTGCTCTGTAGTTCACAGCTGACAACTGTTACTGCGCTGGACAATTCCCAAGAGGGAAAATATGACGGGGTTTGAAAGAGCTCAGTGCACTGCAGCATTGGAAAACACATGCATGTAGACAAAACACTGCTACATTACATAAACACTGATGAAACATGTGCCTAGATTTAGAAAACAGAGTCTGCGGAGTGTAAAAGAGTCTTGACCTAAATGCTgatgaaaaacaagaataatgtTCACCATCTAAGTTTAGTGTTAGCACGTACTTATTAGCCctaaacacaaagaacagctgaggctgatggaatAGTCATAAACCAACAGTATTGGCAATTAtttaattttgacctgatgatatTATGAAAAGTTAAGTAgtcaccaaagtgattacaatttatcctgaggggaacatgagtATGTGAGCCAAAGTTATTAGAATATATCATCTGATAACCATGAATAATTGTACAAAATGTAGTGCCAATCCATTCAGtacatgttgagatatttcactagatgaagtgaaaacactgaCCTGCACCAAAATCACTAAGATTCATCCTTTTGGGGGCCATGAATGTCATGCATTTGTTTAAAAGGCCATAAATCCTaaaacatatttccattttaaaaatatagcttgaaaaaaaataataatgatgcatGTTTTATCGTTTCATACATGACAGAGAAACTCCAGTGGAAACCTGTACAGAGGATGCACTCGTGatgtgtttcagttttatatcaaactttattttaaagtaaTTCTCAACAATAGTTTTAACATACACAACTCTTCTCAGCTGCATTCGTCACTAAAACAGCACAAATTCATGCGATTTTTGGAACATGATCATAAAAGATAAAAGCTCCTTACGGTAATATGAATAAAGACAAACAGGATTTCATTGTTAATTCCAGACAAGTCAAGACAAATCTTATTTCTTTAGTCAATTTCATACACAGGGATTATAAAAAGAAAGTGGGGGGGGAAAAAACCATTCACAACTGCTCTGTCAGGAAGTTTTACACCACAGTCAGCACACCTGAGAATTAACATCCACAAAATCTGGCGTGAAATCACATACAATATatcatcataaataaaaaagaagtgaTGATTCTTCAGTGGTCACACAGGTCTGATCTTCTACAGTGCAACATGATGATTCTGAGACTCTGATCAGAAACAGAAGTGAATTTTTCTTCTGCCCTTAGTTTGGATTCACTCCCGGTTCATCTTCAGCCATCTTTTCTACTCCTCTCTgcacctgcaaaaaaaaaaaaaaaaaaaaaaaaaaaaaaagacgtgcAGTGAGCGATGAGCCCATGAATGTTAAAATGCAACAAGTAAGGAATGAACTActttataattttatatttaccTCATTTACTAACGGGTTTGTCTTTTCTTATCCAGAAAAGTAATGAGATCTTGCACCCATTTTGCCTGGCTGGACTCGGGAGCACACagtctctttcctttctttgttaTGAAGCTAAAAAAGCAGATGAGAGACACAGAAGTGAGATTAGGCTGCAGATTAAAGAagtgaaccccccccccccccccccccctcaaacaACACATACTTTCATCAACCTTACTGTTTTGCAAAAGAGGATATACCTGAAATACTGTAACAATTCAGCAAAGGTGGTTTTGAGCAACAACCTGTCCTTTGCCTAatgaatatatgtaaatattgtacatGTGGCGTTAGTTGCAACTTACACAGTAGCACTGACAACACAGCCCTTTCCAGATTCCTGAATGACGTAGCTTGAAAGGATATTGCGGGGCAAGCGCCTGTCAGTGGTCGACAGACAGCAGTCCACCGCAATCTCACCTGCAGGAagatgggaggaaaaaaaaaaataatcagggAGAGCAGATTTGTCAAAAATTGTGGAATACAACAGGCAGGTGGATTTATCTATGACAGTGTAAAAGCTTTAGTGTACAGAAGGTGAAAAGGTCATCTGCAATTTCTTCCTCAAGAATGTGATCTATGTTCCTGTCatgtagattatttttttttgtttaaaagatgcatatgcaaaaaaaaaggtggcTGGACTAACTGAAAGATAATACTCACATTACACCTGCATTAAAAGCATTCTCAAATAAGCtaatgatgtctgtgtgtgtgtgtgcaagcatgtGTCTTACCTGCTGTAAACCCAATGCAGATGACAACCAGAAAGAGCAGAGCTGTAACTCGAGAGGCCATGTCTCTTGTTTTCTTCGGTGGTCTGAGCTCAAATCAGTTGCTTCACAGAGAGTCTCTTCAAGGAGTGGTACTGTGATACTGAAGAGCTACAGGTGCATTTATACAGGTGtggaagagaaagtgaaagttCTCATTGACTGGAAATGAGAGAAAGTTGGCGCCGCACTCACACTTTTCTGGCTTATCTTTGTCTCCTccccttttttcagtttctttccaAAATCTTGCAGTGTCCCAGATGCTTCACTGAGGCGAATCAAGGCGTTTATCAGGGCATTTCACAAGAAATCCCTTCTACACTTCATTACACACTCAATAAGCcaataaattatgtaacagtgagTTACACCATTCATTCAGTcagaaaatataatattataataacataatatgTTTATGTTCTCTTGTGCATTAGCTACCAATATTCTGTGCAAACACCACCATCACCATTCACCAGCAAAAATGACCATTCCAGTTTGACTCATGTAAATCTGTGCACATATTGCACAATTTCCTGCTAgtgcaaaaaaaagtaaaaagtaaaatggaTGTTTCTTatatattaaatgcaaaacagcATACAATGGCATGTAAGTAACACACAACATCCTCAGTATGGAATTGGAACACAACACTTGATAAAGGTTGGAAAACTTTGTAGTTAGTTGTAAATTGATTTAAATCTAAAATGGTACAAATGTTGAAACTCTGcttgtgaaatgttgtgtgaCAGTCACCGCTGGAGTGTCATCACTGAAAGGAAATGACAAAGCATTTGAACTGTCAGCTAAACAGTAAGAGATTTAAGCAGTGGAACTGTCAGATAACATGTAAAACGCTCAAAGCACATCAATTGTCAGTTGATGTACGTAGTTGCAATTTCCATTGAGgttgtcacaccctgcctggactttgtgtgtttttttggtctttttatgttcttgtgttctttggggtctcctggtttgcacttctgtttagtccttcggTTCATATGGGTTTTTGggggtttggactgccttttgttcTGTCTTGTCTGCATTCCGGCCtttgcatttgggtccactcctgcttccccaccTGACAGAGGTGGAAGCTCTGGAGATGGTTGAAGTGTCCTCACTTTAGTGTCAACTGCTAACGCCAACAGACATCACTAGACATGTCAATTAAAGTGTAACAATGACGTTCTGTGTTTTGAATCAGTGGCAGCAGGATACAATGCCACCGCTCCCAGCTACTAAATGATGCCACCTTTATCTCTTCTGATTGCCTGGTGGATTGTAAAAACCTCTAAGCtacaatgctaatgttgctagcAGTAGTTTCAGAGAcacaaacagtgtttttgtgacAAACATGTTCGCTGTATGCTGATTTTTCGCCAATTAAAATCTGAAAAGAGCCGTCGCAACACATCACATGCACAATAATGGAAGAGGCAGGCATAAAAGCTGTTTTGCTGCAATAACATGATTCTTTGCAGTTAAAAAAAcctcaatatttatttatactggtcctttatttagcccctcagttcagcctctgtctgaaaccggcagttttagctcctgtctctttaagccccctcccctcccgatgagcccattCCTTCTTTTCCCccttctttactcaaaatgtaagcttctcaaatacatctgttgGAGCTGAAATCCAATCCGAAATAAGCtagtggacaacgtgaacaatcCGTGGAACAAACTAAGCATTGTGGGCATCTGAAAAATCTGATGTCACAATGAAGAAGTAGAGGTAATTTTTGGTTGTGTCTAGGCGGTAACTCTAGATTTGCAACCCTTGCAAGCTGCTTCAAAATGTTCTTGTCTtgctgttttatgatgtgacaatgctaaggttaaggtctggttaggtttaagtgCAAAAACCATTTGGTTAGGGAccagggttagggaaagatcatggtttgggttaaaatgatcatttgaaacatggtgtgggttaaagttattACTTCCTTACAAATCTCATGAAGGTTTAGCAAATTTTTGCAAATCTAGGGTTACTATCTAGATATAACCGTAATTTTTGCAAACGAAGCGTCCAAAGCAGGCTGaatcatttttacatacgttcacctcaagttttggaactttgacaaTGTTTgacatagacatccaacattataacgTCTTGGCCAAAGTCATGTTTAACTGGGTTTTTAGATTTACTTTGTTTGCAATCACGTCGCCTCTGAAATTTGCTTTACATCATATCTAAACACAGATGATCTGAAAGTAATTGAACTGTCAGTTGCAGGTTTGAAAGGTGGTCCTGTGGTCATGCAGCTATATCACAGCGGGACAGATATCAGATCTGATATCTGAAAATAAAAGGCTGATGTCAACCCAATATAGCAATCCCCCGTGAGAATCTTCTTCTTTTGACCAAACTGAAGTGTGATAAACTCTACAATGCCAGTCTAGTTTTGGATTTTACGACATGCTCAGGACCATCCTATAAACACGATCTAGTGAGAGATAAAGATGTGAATTTCCAAGTATAACAATATCGGTATGTAGAAGGTTGTTCATACTGTAAATCAGTGATGATCTTTATGATCTTTATCAGTCTTATCTTTCCTCTCATGTGGTCGGTTTTCTAAGTGGATAGTGGTGTGGTGAGAGTGTggtttggggattttttttttggattgcATGCGGGCAGCCCTCAAGTTAGTTTGAAGAGTGCTTCTCTTTGTGAGTCTTTATACATGTGTATACATGTACCAAAGTTATTGATCAAAATCTAAGTGTGGGAGTTGTTGAAACAAACTTCCCGCCACAGGCATAGGTTTTGCCAAGAATGTTGCAACAAATTATGTGAGGGACCAAACATGTAAAGATCATTTCACAGGAAGCTGTCTTCCAATCTGGATAGGTTTCCCACCAGTCTTCTGTTTCCACTGTCTCCATGACAATGTGCAGTGATCCAAGATGAATTATAGCCCTTTCTCAAAGGAACAGGCAAATATTCTTAGAGAGTGAAAGAATAAGATTGATATCAATGTTATGTGCATTAAAGGAGCTATAATCACCCAGAAACTGCAGTTTTATAGGTTTTTTTTATACGTTTCTCAGAAACTGCAGTTTTATAGGTTTTTTTTATACGTTTCTCAGAAACTGCAGTTTTGTAGgtttatagcatctttcagctcattgttttggttttccggcaattttacaattttactgttttggttaaTTCCAACTGCTTTTAAAGCGTAAtttccagccacagcaggcagctgttttcatagaaaagcagaaaaaaccccattatatacagtatgtatgctaCATTCACAGCACCATTAGACAGCTAGcttggtgaacatagtggagcatttagcaggtAAAGAGCCAgattatttttctcaggagttagATCAGACCAAAACAGGGccagtgaatattggacttgtgGGTTGGGTGGAcaaaaacatgactccaaatcaatgctaatgttgctccatatctaTCGGATGTTTAAATAGGCCACTGTTTGCTaagttcaccatatcaacttaaaagataaCAATATATCAATGCTTTGATCACAGCTTGTTTCTACTTCctcaaagtggccaaaaaatcagttgtTGCAGGTTTAAATACAGCGCTGGAGTCAAGAGGTTTTTAGCCTAGCTC is drawn from Thunnus albacares chromosome 2, fThuAlb1.1, whole genome shotgun sequence and contains these coding sequences:
- the LOC122967401 gene encoding eotaxin-like, yielding MASRVTALLFLVVICIGFTAGEIAVDCCLSTTDRRLPRNILSSYVIQESGKGCVVSATVFITKKGKRLCAPESSQAKWVQDLITFLDKKRQTR